The following coding sequences lie in one Fusarium poae strain DAOMC 252244 chromosome 1, whole genome shotgun sequence genomic window:
- a CDS encoding hypothetical protein (BUSCO:10860at5125), whose product MNFLKSAVASAIAQGPPFPYNFGDKVDIDESIWTLYNGTKREDGSNCSIFSFDITTNRSQLPLAKNALKKLRTLRHPGVIKVLDAVETETYIYIATERVVPLRWDVRRKSLSPETIKWGLHSVARTLKFINDDASSIHGSIKVGSIYTSESGEWKLGGFDVLSSLKDDESIIYTYGSLVPDAARYTPPELAKGGWDVIKKNPHTAVDAFNLGTLIFEVFNGEFIAADQAGQTKNVPPSMQSSYKRLCNANPKARISVGAFLDQGNRSGSFFDSSLIKLTEGIDNLDIKTPDEREEFLAGLDEISDDFPEEFFKLKVMPELMKSAEFGGGGPRAVSVVLKIASKLSKEDFDSKITPFIIRLFGNPDRAIRVCLLDSLPLMIEQLSQKIVNDKIFPQLITGFTDVTPVVREQTLKSVLVIITKLSDRTINGDLLKQLARTANDEQPGIRTNTTICLGKIAKHLGTSSRSKVLIAAFTRSLRDPFVHARNASLMALGATAEYFTDEDAACRILPVISPVLIDKEKIIRDSAVRTMEVYLQKIKKAASSMPDTVLPPPQAADGAAPRMGTPQPNENSAGGWAGWAISSFTNKISAAAGEIAEPESRTASPGPAPSSSSEPKKPTTGTASSLHRQAVKSPPAPLSRNSSHTASVVADSFLPADDGDDAGDSWGDMNDDFDSFGTPEQSSKQPAPTTASATPFEDGEPDFAGWLAAQSQKKSGNAKPLPKGLSKSSAAKKPITKPAAKPVVAKKIDMKPKEADDDDGWGDGW is encoded by the exons ATGAACTTTCTCAAGTCTGCTGTGGCATCAGCCATCGCACAAGGTCCTCCATTCCCCTACAATTTTGGCGACAAGGTCGATATCGACGAGTCCATCTGGACATTGTACAACGGTACCAAGAGA GAAGACGGATCAAATTGCAGCATCTTTTCTTTCGATATCACTACCAATCGATCCCAACTCCCCCTAGCCAAGAATGCTCTAAAGAAGCTCCGAACATTGCGACACCCAGGCGTAATCAAAGTCCTAGACGCCGTTGAA ACGGAAACATACATCTACATCGCGACCGAACGAGTGGTGCCCCTGCGATGGGACGTTCGAAGAAAGAGTCTTAGCCCTGAGACGATAAAATGGGGTCTTCATAGCGTTGCA CGGACATTGAAATTCATCAACGACGACGCTTCTTCTATTCATGGGAGCATCAAGGTCGGATCGATCTATACGTCAGAAAGTGGCGAGTGGAAATTAGGCGGATTCGACGTTCTCAGCAGCCTCAAGGATGACGAATCCATTATATAC ACATACGGAAGCTTGGTCCCTGATGCTGCAAGATACACCCCCCCTGAGTTGGCCAAGGGTGGGTGGGACGTTATCAAGAAGAACCCCCATACAGCAGTCGACGCATTCAATCTCGGAACCTTGATATTCGAGGTTTTCAATGGCGAGTTTATCGCAGCCGACCAGGCTGGCCAGACCAAGAATGTCCCTCCTTCGATGCAATCTAGTTATAAGCGCCTTTGCAACGCCAACCCAAAGGCTCGAATCAGCGTGGGCGCTTTCCTTGACCAAGGAAACAGAAGTGGATCTTTCTTTGATAGCTCTCTCATCAAGTTGACAGAAGGTATCGATAACCTGGATATCAAGACACCCGATGAACGAGAAGAGTTTCTGGC AGGCCTGGATGAAATCAGCGATGATTTCCCAGAAGAATTCTTCAAACTAAAGGTGATGCCCGAGTTGATGAAGTCGGCCGAgtttggcggcggcggacCCAGAGCTGTCTCTGTAGTTCTAAAGATTGCATCCAAGCTTTCTAAGGAAGACTTTGACTCCAAAATAACGCCTTTCATCATCCGCCTATTTGGAAACCCTGATCGAGCTATCCGGGTGTGTTTGCTAGACAGTCTTCCTTTGATGATCGAACAGCTTTCGCAAAAGATTGTCAACGACAAGATCTTCCCACAATTA ATTACCGGTTTCACCGACGTAACACCTGTAGTAAGGGAGCAGACTCTCAAGTCGGTGCTTGTTATTATCACAAAACTCTCTGACCGCACAATCAATGGTGACCTCCTCAAACAGCTTGCGAGAACGGCGAATGATGAGCAGCCTGGTATTCGTACCAACACAACTATTTGCTTGGGAAAGATCGCCAAGCACCTCGGTACTTCATCGCGGTCCAAGGTCCTTATAGCTGCTTTCACAAGGTCACTAAGAGATCCCTTTGTACATGCCAGGAATGCTTCCTTGATGGCTTTGGGAGCCACTGCAGAGTACTTTACGGATGAGGATGCGGCTTGCAGAATTTTACCTGTCATCTCTCCTGTATTGATTGACAAGGAGAAAATTATCCGTGATTCGGCAGTCCGTACTATGGAGGTGTATCTTcagaagatcaagaaagcGGCTTCATCCATGCCTGACACGGTCCtgcctcctccacaggctgCCGATGGTGCGGCCCCAAGAATGGGCACGCCCCAACCAAACGAAAACAGCGCGGGTGGCTGGGCAGGGTGGGCGATTTCATCTTTTACAAACAAGATCTCTGCGGCTGCAGGTGAAATTGCAGAGCCAGAATCCCGTACTGCGTCACCAGGACCAGCTCCTTCATCTAGCTCCGAGCCCAAGAAACCAACGACTGGTACTGCCTCGTCACTGCATCGCCAAGCTGTGAAGTCGCCCCCAGCACCTCTATCGCGTAACTCGTCACATACAGCAAGTGTGGTGGCCGATTCTTTCCTACCTGCAGATGACGGCGATGATGCCGGGGATTCTTGGGGCGACATGAACGACGACTTTGACAGTTTCGGTACTCCTGAGCAGTCTTCAAAGCAACCCGCACCCACAACTGCATCTGCCACTCCATTTGAAGACGGAGAACCTGATTTTGCTGGCTGGTTAGCTGCGCAATCGCAAAAGAAGTCAGGTAATGCTAAACCCTTACCAAAGGGCTTGTCAAAGTCTTCGGCGGCTAAAAAGCCTATAACCAAGCCTGCTGCCAAGCCAGTCGTAGCAAAGAAGATTGATATGAAGCCAAAGGAGgcggatgacgatgatggttGGGGCGATGGCTGGTAA
- the FDH1 gene encoding formate dehydrogenase (NAD+) (BUSCO:26789at5125): MSTVGKPITCKAAVAWEAGKPLTIEDIEVAPPKANEVRIQIYYTGVCHTDAYTLSGKDPEGAFPIVLGHEGAGIVESIGEGVTNVKPGDHVVALYTPECKECKFCKSGKTNLCGKIRATQGKGLMPDGTSRFKCKGKDLLHFMGTSTFSQYTVVADISVVAIEHDAPMDRTCLLGCGITTGYGAATITANVQAGDNVAIFGAGCVGLSVVQGAAARKAGKIIVVDVNPSKKEWGEKFGATDFVNPTELGDQSIQDKLIEMTDGGCDYTFDCTGNVGVMRAALEACHKGWGESIVIGVAAAGQEISTRPFQLVTGRVWRGCAFGGVKGRSQLNDLVADYKKGDLKVDEFITHRKTLGEINNAFDTMKQGDCIRAVVDMQKLEPKI, translated from the exons ATGTCTACTGTTGGCAAG CCCATTACCTGTAAGGCCGCCGTCGCCTGGGAGGCCGGCAAGCCTCTCACCATTGAGGACATCGAGGTTGCTCCTCCCAAGGCCAACGAGGTCCGAATTCAGATCTACTACACTGGTGTTTGCCACACAG ATGCCTACACACTCTCCGGCAAGGATCCCGAGGGTGCTTTCCCCATTGTCCTTGGACACGAGGGTGCCGGTATCGTCGAGTCCATTGGCGAGGGCGTCACCAACGTCAAGCCCGGTGACCACGTCGTCGCTCTCTA CACCCCCGAATGTAAGGAGTGCAAGTTCTGCAAGTCCGGAAAGACCAACCTTTGCGGTAAGATCCGAGCCACCCAGGGTAAGGGTCTGATGCCCGATGGCACCTCTCGATTCAAGTGCAAGGGCAAGGATCTGCTTCACTTCATGGGCACTTCCACCTTCTCCCAGTACACCGTCGTCGCCGATATCTCCGTCGTTGCCATTGAGCACGACGCTCCCATGGACCGAACCTGTCTGCTCGGCTGCGGTATCACCACCGGTTACGGTGCTGCTACCATCACCGCCAACGTCCAGGCCGGCGACAATGTTGCCATCTTCGGTGCTGGCTGTGTCGGTCTTTCTGTTGTCCAGGGTGCCGCTGCTCGCAAGGCTGGCAAGATTATCGTTGTTGACGTCAACCCGTCCAAGAAGGAGTGGGGTGAGAAGTTCGGTGCTACTGACTTCGTGAACCCCACCGAACTCGGAGACCAGTCCATCCAAGACAAGCTTATCGAGATGACCGACGGTGGTTGCGACTACACCTTTGACTGCACTGGCAATGTTGGTGTCATGCGCGCTGCCCTCGAGGCCTGCCACAAGGGTTGGGGTGAGTCCATCGTCATCGGTGTTGCCGCCGCTGGCCAAGAGATTTCCACACGAC CATTCCAGCTTGTTACTGGCCGAGTGTGGCGAGGATGCGCTTTCGGTGGTGTCAAGGGCCGTTCTCAGCTGAACGACCTCGTTGCCGACTACAAGAAGGGTGACCTCAAGGTTGACGAATTCATCACCCACCGCAAGACTCTCGGCGAGATCAACAACGCTTTCGACACAATGAAGCAGGGCGACTGCATCCGTGCTGTCGTCGACATGCAAAAGCTCGAGCCCAAGATTTAA
- a CDS encoding hypothetical protein (MEROPS:MER0026545~TransMembrane:2 (i72-90o232-256i)) — MSAPRLFRRPAILLQPCTATLSIPRQRLLSQCRSRLQQNSGRGDIEERLQAARPLVSHNAARRFTQAGSSRNSRITVIATVVAAIGFYFYNSQTVPVTGRRRFNFLSDAMVARAHSKAAAQIIEQVRAQGGHFLSDWDPRTILVKRVMKRLIPVSGMTDLNWEIFVIADSRTANAFVLPGGKVFVHSGIINVCRSEDALAAVLGHEIAHNTASHASERLSAAWVGNLTAGSLFFLAGALPGLALFGLWNVVGGYYLQDLLFYLPMGRKQESEADYIGLMMMAEACYDPRAALGFWQRMDALQHASGQEAPEMLSTHPSNENRITKISEWLPQALEKREESDCRGTAAFADRFRDAIRRRSTTVVV; from the exons ATGTCTGCCCCTCGCCTGTTCCGACGTCCCGCCATTCTCCTCCAACCATGCACTGCTACACTCTCTATCCCTCGTCAAAGGCTCTTGTCGCAATGCCGATCTCGTCTTCAGCAGAATTCTGGACGAGGGGATATAGAAGAGCGTCTACAAGCTGCGCGACCGCTCGTCTCTCACAATGCTGCGCGCAGGTTTACACAAGCAGGCAGTAGTCGCAATTCACGTATCACAGTCATCGCCACAGTCGTCGCAGCCATtggcttttacttttacaATTCTCAGACGGTGCCTGTGACGGGGCGACGACGGTTCAATTTTCTTTCCGATGCTATGGTTGCTCGTGCGCATTCAAAGGCAGCTGCGCAGATCATTGAGCAGGTTAGGGCGCAAGGTGGGCATTTCTTGTCAGATTGGGATCCGAGGACGATTTTGGTCAAGAGGGTTATGAAGAGGCTGATTCCTGTGAGCGGCATGACGGATCTCAATTGGGAGATTTTCGTGATAGCCGATAGTC GGACAGCTAATGCTTTTGTCCTTCCGGGAGGTAAGGTCTTTGTGCATAGTGGCATCATTAACGTCTGCCGAAGTGAGGATGCCCTTGCTGCGGTGCTCGGTCATGAGATAGCACACAACACAGCATCCCACGCTTCAGAACGCCTTTCAGCTGCATGGGTTGGAAACTTGACAGCAGGGAGTCTATTCTTTCTTGCCGGAGCACTTCCCGGTCTTGCACTATTTGGATTATGGAATGTTGTAGGAGGGTACTACTTGCAAGACCTTCTCTTCTACCTCCCCATGGGACGCAAGCAGGAGAGCGAGGCTGACTACATCGgactgatgatgatggctgaAGCATGCTATGATCCCAGGGCCGCTCTGGGCTTCTGGCAACGTATGGATGCTCTTCAGCACGCTAGTGGACAAGAGGCGCCGGAGATGTTGAGCACTCACCCTTCT AATGAGAACCGCATCACAAAGATTAGCGAGTGGTTGCCACAGGCCCTTGAGAAGCGGGAAGAAAGCGATTGCCGAGGAACAGCAGCATTTGCGGATCGTTTCCGTGATGCGATTCGAAGAAGATCTACTACGGTCGTGGTGTAA
- a CDS encoding hypothetical protein (BUSCO:58799at5125), translating into MGETYTTAEVQKHKDEANGFWLIVENDVYDVTSFIDEHPGGAKILKRWSGKNATKAFWKYHNEGVLKKYGKDLKIGAVGESAKL; encoded by the exons ATGGGCGAGACATACACTACCGCTGAGGTCCAAAAGCACAAGGACGAGGCCAACGGCTTCTGGCTCATTGTTGAGAATGACGTTTACGACGTTACAA GCTTCATCGATGAGCACCCCGGTGGCGCCAAGATTCTGAAGCGTTGGTCTGGAAAGAATGCCACAAAGGCTTTCTGGAAGTATCACAACGAGGGCGTGCTGAAGAAGTATGGCAAGGACCTCAAGATTGGTGCTGTTGGCGAGAGCGCCAAGCTATAA